A single region of the Oleispira antarctica RB-8 genome encodes:
- a CDS encoding Possible membrane-fusion protein, translating into MKPASTFITLLFNSLVVILLSVGVIAKTLAEDTAVPVDVVSAHYAEYAKAIRISGLLENKSEQSLGFKVPGLVSKVYVDEGQFVKRGQLLASLDLEEIDAEVAKAKSVLANAQRNLERFQSLQGQNALSMDQLQSAQTRMDVAQSDLTVAKFNRRHAVIKAPAEGRILNRALEPNELVKAGQPVFVFAAKKTGWILSTGITDKDIVRTQLGDKAELYFDAYPNQIFPATVSEVAGRADAKTQTFEIELRLEGSSEKNGAKNLLAGFVGHGRVYPTQKERLVLLPLTALLRADGKQAEVYVLDEQDQAHVRLIDVAFIEGSRMAVRAGIQEGERIVIQGAPYLSEDRAVAVQKSL; encoded by the coding sequence ATGAAACCTGCATCTACGTTTATTACTCTGCTGTTTAACTCCTTAGTTGTAATACTTTTATCCGTTGGCGTTATTGCTAAAACACTCGCAGAAGATACGGCTGTGCCTGTTGACGTTGTTAGTGCTCACTACGCTGAATACGCAAAAGCCATCAGGATTAGTGGCTTATTAGAAAATAAATCGGAGCAATCTCTGGGTTTTAAAGTTCCGGGCCTAGTGAGTAAGGTCTACGTGGATGAAGGTCAATTTGTTAAGAGAGGCCAGCTATTAGCTTCTTTGGATTTAGAAGAAATTGATGCAGAAGTTGCGAAAGCGAAATCGGTATTGGCCAATGCGCAGCGTAATCTTGAACGTTTCCAATCACTGCAAGGGCAAAATGCCTTGTCGATGGATCAATTACAATCGGCGCAAACGCGTATGGATGTAGCGCAATCAGATCTGACCGTCGCTAAATTTAATCGTCGCCATGCGGTGATTAAAGCGCCAGCGGAAGGGCGCATTTTAAATCGTGCCTTAGAGCCCAATGAATTGGTAAAAGCAGGACAGCCTGTGTTTGTGTTTGCCGCTAAAAAAACCGGTTGGATCTTAAGCACCGGTATTACCGATAAAGATATTGTGCGCACTCAGTTAGGGGATAAAGCGGAGTTGTATTTTGATGCGTACCCTAATCAAATATTTCCAGCGACAGTTTCCGAAGTAGCAGGGCGCGCCGATGCAAAAACTCAAACATTTGAAATTGAATTACGGTTAGAAGGTTCTTCAGAAAAGAACGGTGCTAAAAATTTATTAGCCGGTTTTGTGGGTCATGGTCGGGTTTATCCGACACAAAAAGAACGCTTGGTTTTATTACCATTAACCGCGTTATTACGTGCGGATGGTAAGCAAGCAGAGGTGTATGTTTTAGATGAACAAGATCAAGCGCATGTACGTTTAATTGATGTGGCGTTTATTGAAGGCAGTCGTATGGCGGTACGTGCAGGTATTCAAGAGGGTGAACGTATTGTGATTCAAGGTGCTCCGTATTTATCAGAAGACCGTGCAGTCGCCGTGCAGAAATCTCTGTAA
- a CDS encoding Transcription regulator, TetR family protein, whose amino-acid sequence MSNDHPTNYHHGNLRLALLEAAVEQIKDVGVEKLSLRGIARTVGVSQTAPYRHFKDKNELLAEVAAQAYLDLYHATSKHISNDQSANENIQTIGAAYLAFAIANPEKYKLMFGPSIQNRRAYANMVAAGEKSFNVLISQVERGISDGAFLSGCSMILANTLWTQVHGMASLIIDGFYQDRDMPMPFDEFLRTQISIASRAIQLNPRPFTLTKID is encoded by the coding sequence ATGAGCAACGACCACCCGACCAACTATCATCACGGTAACTTACGCCTAGCGCTATTAGAGGCCGCCGTTGAACAGATCAAAGACGTGGGTGTCGAAAAGTTAAGCCTGCGCGGCATTGCCCGTACTGTCGGAGTCTCACAAACAGCACCCTACCGCCACTTTAAAGACAAGAATGAACTGCTTGCAGAAGTCGCAGCCCAAGCGTATCTCGACTTATATCACGCAACTTCGAAGCACATCAGCAATGATCAAAGCGCAAATGAAAACATCCAAACCATAGGTGCTGCGTACCTGGCGTTTGCCATCGCCAACCCAGAAAAATACAAGCTGATGTTTGGACCCAGCATTCAAAATCGACGCGCTTATGCCAATATGGTCGCCGCCGGTGAAAAATCGTTTAATGTGTTAATTAGCCAAGTCGAACGGGGAATCTCTGACGGTGCATTTCTGAGCGGATGCTCTATGATCTTGGCCAATACCCTATGGACGCAAGTTCACGGTATGGCTTCTTTGATTATTGATGGTTTCTATCAAGATAGAGACATGCCAATGCCATTTGATGAGTTCCTACGCACGCAAATCAGTATTGCCTCACGCGCAATTCAGCTCAATCCTAGACCTTTCACCCTCACCAAAATTGACTAA